taatcaaatattaaaaaaataaaattactcacagaaaaaaaggaatattcttgatttgaaaatatctttagtttcaaCGTTGGAAAAGttggaaatcttgaaatgagattatattgcgttaaacgaagaaaattttcttgaatgaagtcattatataataatgtaataaatgttgaaATGAAATGTTGAAGTTCTTATAAGAAGGTTATAGTAATCTTGCGTTATAACGAAACAATCTacatcttcttataagaatttcaactttttatttcaacattttttttctcggttGAACTATGTAACGAgttcattcaagcaagttttcttcgtttaacgcaatataatctcatttcaagattatatattcttgcgtatatatGAGTATAAACagtgttgatttgacacttcttttttttttgtgttcttatttaaaaagtatggtatttctcttatatttaaaaaatgtatattgtttaatgttagtattttgtaaaaaggctattgcgttttttattaaattatcaataaaatcttattagcAATATagcttaaattattataatttttagaatgttTGAGATTTCTATTCTTGCTGATGATCCCAAGGATAAATTAGTATAGACACACGGTACGCGCATGTTGAGTGCTCGTAAACCAAAAGCACTATAATTAGAAGTGCCACTTAAATTAGGATTATACACTGTCACCTGTGTCAAGtgatatttcatgaaaattatgGACACACaacttaaatttttagaaattggaTAGTCACTACACGGTCCTTTAAAATTGATGGAAAGTGGACACGCGCATAACGTTATTCCTGGGAAAATTGAGACTTTATTTCTGCTAAAACGGATTAAATGTCTCCATGAATCAAGAAATGCGATATTCTGAGAGAATGCGGAtaaacaatcaattttctatttctatttctattaacGATAAGCTCTTATATCCTCAATTACGGTAAATCctgtttttatacaaaatttctaaaacCTATTGTTACAATAGTagtctctttctcgctcttgGAACTATCGGAAAAAATACTTTAGCACTTGTTAGATAATCAATGATAGCATGTCTCTCGGTGTGATTTACACTAACTTTAATAGTGGGTTCGCTAGAGCGTATCgatcgaatttttaattcacgcGCTATGGACATTTGCACGTATTCTATTTCAAGACGttctgtttataaatttatatcattcgGGTGTACATAAGTAATGTCTGCAATTGAGATGTACAATGGACGCTGCACAGTGATAAATATTGTCGATATAGAACCATGTGCCAGACGCATCTGCATTTCACAGACAATCGCGCGCAGCTTGCTGGGAATTTCAAAGTCAATCTTCTTGCAAGGTACAAATATAATTCCCGCGGATGCCGCAGTGGAATCGATGGTAACGCTTTGCTTTGAAACCGGGATAAACGCATCGGAAATAAGAGGAGACACAAGAAGAAACTAGGGCACCGGAGCAGAGACATCGAACGAGCATTGGATATAAAAGGGTTAAGCGTTTTCGAAGATATATCGTCTATATGGGCATAATTTTCAGAACTTTTGCGTCCACTGTTCAGCCGTTTTCTTGGTCACTTTTAAGAAGGAATTTATCTGTCTTTAATTCAACGCACGTATGGTTATACATACATCTGCAGTTCGCTCACGATTACGTGTGAAACCGAAGCGATATTATTTGGCGAAATGTGTCCGAAGAAAATTGCTTATATGTTCAgctatataacttttatttatacgtcCATATTAACTATGCGTACTATGGTGTATCAATTTGTCATTAAAGAAACTGGAAATTACAGACCAATAATGTGCGTGGAAAAGAATGCTAGCTCCCGAAATAATATCCTTCTTCGATTTAAGACTGATTGAAAagcaatttgatttttaaaagtttgatCTTTTTATGAGGAATAAtcaaatactaaaaataagtaattgaAAAACAGCAGGGATTGATTAATGTAATTCAGGGGTAACACCACTCTAGAAGCAGAAAAAAAAGGCCTAACtttgacaatttattttaggAGTATGAAAAAAGGGATATGATTTCTTTTCAGAGGGTTTATTTAACACATATTGaagtacgaaaaaaaattttttattttcattttcatacaaaatatCGGCGACAGAGCCCATCTTCAAAATCGTCTAACGCCTAAACGGGCGGACAGATTTCTCGAAAACTATAAGACCTGGaacaaaaaacgaaaaaaatttataatctatatactATTGGCTTTGGAACCACgtagggttttttttttaaatcaaattttgtagaaatggcacacttttgaagaaaaaaatcgattctaaaatcgttttttttttcttcaaaagtgtgccatttctacaaaatttgattaaaaaaaaaaccctacGTGGTTCCAAAGCCAATagtatatagattataaatttttttcgttttttgttCCAGGTCTTATAGTTTTCGAGAAATCTGTCCGCCCGTTTAGGCGTTAGACGATTTTGAAGATGGGCTCTGTCGCCGatattttgtatgaaaatgaaaataaaaaattttttttcgtacttCAATATGTGTTAAATAAACCCTCTGAAAAGAAATCATATCCCTTTTTTCATACTcctaaaataaattgtcaaaGTTAGGCCTTTTTTTTCTGCTTCTAGAGTGGTGTTACCCCTTCATAATTATAGGATTATAAAATGTGAATATAAACTAACTGggcttttctttatttgtactaatttattataatatataagttttcaagatttaattatttgaaactttACTTGTTACTTTATgagaaatacattattattaggtattaatgttccaagatagctgtgtttcaagtccgacaaatttGCAGCGCGCAGTCtattaagttggaatatatgtatacagtacagtatatacattacaattcgttacttctttacttaagtatagaatatatgaacACCAACACCTTGTTATGGCTCCACGCtccatttttcttcgtttGATTTCTAATCATGTGAgcctttactattattatatattattattattattatctattatatcttTACTCACTGTGAAACTTCACGGAATTAATGATAAACTTCAAAGACAGTTTTTTGCTCCGCGTTTTTTTAAAACACGCTTTGATTTGCGCGTTctgcaatgtatttttattagttgtattatattagttttccttttctctgtctctctctgtctcggTCTCTATCTCTACTCTCTATCTCATCTGCCTCTCTCAATTGATTCTTTCTACATCcgcttttatctaaaaataacgATTCTCCTTGGAGAATCAATGCAGCGCCATTGAAATAGTGACGTGCTCCCCTGAGAGTTTAAATCTACTTCGTTTCATCCGATTTTGTTTAATCCGCTAACGGCTAACGGAAATATTATATGCGCTGCTTAtgatcatataattaaattaaaaattttcaatttgtgccgataaaaagataatatttacgTTACGCGAGTTTTTGCCATTACAGTACGGTATGAAACCGTAATCTCTGCCGTACCGTGATTACATTTTCAAGTTAAAAGTCGGTTGCATCAACCGTGCTGTATTTTACACAGATTTCCATCATATCTAATATTGTGTTTTCATGCACTGAAGTGTACGTTATGTATGCTTTTCAAACAGAGATTTCTTGACTAACATGTTTTCGAGTACCCATGCGTGAAAAGTATAACAATACATAACCATAACAACACGTAAGCCGAACCACAAagtatttttcagaaaatttttccAGAAAATACGTTAacaaaaagttacaaaaatagcgtttttaatatattgtgaattttatgtatatcacACAAGCTGCAATAATGCAGCTTCTTATAGTCTTGTATTAATGCCGCGCTGTggcattaaaagtaaaataatctaatcttgctaatatatgcatttattctACTAAAATAAGTTAACATTTTAAGCGGATTAAAACAAACTACGGACCTTGTTAATGAAGCGTTTTGTATTTATCTggtgaattattatatagtttatcgGATAATCGATGAACAATAGATGAGCCATGAAGAGACTGTGAACCGGTGAACTTCGATAATTGCACGCTTAATTGAAAATTCGCGTTCAATCTGACACATGTTTAACGACTTCGTTGAACTCTGATAATACGCCAATCAAATTTCCGGACTCGTATAACTGTTTACAATCgtgaaaatatcatataagCAACGACGGAAATTGCTGTTGCGCGTTTCAGGAAACATGGTGCAGACGATGGTGGCACATCTCTCAGAGGAGCGTTTCCCTCTCGGCCAGTTCCTACTCGCCAAAGTTAAATCCGCTTCTGATGAAGCAACTGAAAGAGCCTAAAGCCACGGAAAAGGAAGTGAAGAAAACTGCAAGAGTTACGTCGGCGGAAAAGGAGATCGAGAGCGTTGGTGAGTTACTCTTACCCTGTTTATTAAAACCAATCAAGCAAACGTATTGTATTGCACACAATGGAACGTAATAACgatcgtaatatttatttctctcgaCTTTATCCGTAACTTGGAAGCATCAAAGGTTGTAGGGTCTCTATCCCAATACCTATACAAACGCGATTAATCTGAAAGATGTAtcctttgaaaaatttttaaaagcaattACTTCACTTGCTTTTGTTGTTCGGTATATCtaccgtaatttttttaattttctacattaaATAGAGTTTTGTAATTAGTTACGCGgcatgcaattttaatatgctTACAAGAGTATGCatgcaaaaatattcacgCTCTTAGTATCATTAACACATTTTCAGGCGCGCTGGTGCATTAATTGTGTAGGTATATACGCGATACACGAGATATGCAAATAATTCttatcgtattatatatatacaactaaaacattaaatcatCGCGTCTCCCATTCTCGAACGAAAGGTTAAAGGGAAACAAGACACGTAAAACGATTGAAGTACTGACACAAAGCACCCGTGAGTTTTTCAATTCCGCGTATAAAAAACACTAATAGAAAGCGAGCTCTTTCGCACGGATATGGAGAAGTTTCGTAATACTCTTTACTCAAAATTCGAGAACGTCTACCTGAAGATCGCTTTACACAGTATCAGTCATACTGTATAAAAGCTCGCAGTGTACATTTTACGACACTTGGTCTGCACAACTGATGTAACGCTTGACACCGGGCTCACACCGAAAGCTTTTACGATCCTCCGTATTTACGACTGTGCCACATACACATCtaaaataaatcgataattgCGCCGCTCCTAGCGAGCAAACTGGGACTTTATtgcgtttaaataattacgcCGCTGcgcagaaaatatttaacgtgtTTAACAAGAATTATGctcatttacatataaattggACTTTTTACACTTTGCCTGcatttttgaaagtttttcGTTATTCTTATcgttattaatgtttttttgttcttaataataatgaaacacTATTCTAGTATTTCACTGCTAATTTTTACCAGTGATTGcggtaatattatttatgcaagTCATCATCGTGAGTCCACATTAAAACATTCCAGACCACATGTTGGGTCTTGGCTTGCCAAGACGTTCTCTGAGGTCCACAGTTAAACCTTCAAAAGAATCGATAAAATCAACGTCGTTccaagaatatataatgtcGAAAATAACATCGTGTCGTCTGGGCCttcaatatatcatttaaCTCGAGACGTGTGTTGTAAAATGTGACATTCAAGACTAATTTTCGTGACTCGATATTTATCCATCCTTTTTTCATCTATTCAGTACGAtggtttaaatatatattacagataaATGTTTgggataattataaaatctttttttccgaAAACTTATCATTgtacaagaataaaatacCGGAAGatctcaatttaattttaacgatgTCTAAAAAGAGTATTAATAATTGGCAGTTATGTAATAAGGAACCAATTCATTGCAATGATTTTTAGTTCTGATGTATTGCAAAATGATCTTGAACAGAAcaagattttcttaaaacatgGAATTGTATTTGAGGAAGATTATAGTTTGGTCATTATATTTCAGATAACGTTggcacataattttatttctgtttcgcgAAATTTACTGTAGcggaaaagtaaaattttggCCTTGGTTCCGCATTGCAGAACTGCGTCCAATTAAACAgtacttaataattatataatcttttggagagagaaagagagaggtagaaaacattaataaatgaaattattacatatgattatttattacacatttagTACACTCAAATTACATCGATCATTCGTACTTTATGCATTATATGCAATAGTATATTGAAtctttaatatgtattatattttagtacgtaatcaatatttattacctGTTCTAATATGACTCGTGTGGATTTATCCACCTGGAATAATAAACTAATTGATGGATAGCACTTCCGTACCAATAAATTACTTTGACTATCAATATACTCTCGCGATATTTTCGTTATTTGTCAAAAACACAGTCGCCAgaaacacatttttaaaaaattcttgttttatttCCAGCAACGTTTATTCGAttgcgattaaaatttatctttttgcaAGCTggaatatcatttttttttcgcaaaagaaaaattatttttattaacgacAAGAAATATCTTCacgtaacattttattaaaaataatgatcaCGTTATCTCCTGCTCTCATCCGTCACAGTCGcatcaaagaaataaatatcatacaaaagATAATTCCCGTTCAGGATGTTTGCGCGTACTGGTTTTGCTCATCGATCCCATTGAGACTATCCTCGAGCACCTCGAACTCCTCGAACTCCATTTTACCGAAGTCATTGCCGACTTTCCAGCTCGAGTTCACCTCCCATCTCGTCAACGCGCTCGGCATGAATCTACTCGGATAATTGGATCTCGAGTCGTCCAGATCGTCCAGCTTAAAGTCAGCTTTGAACGTCTTCCTCGTTTCCTTAGAATCTTCTTTCTTCGGCTCCAAACCAATCACCACCGGCGGTTCTCTCTTCACCTGCTCGACCTGCTCGATCCCTTCGTCCCTTTGTGCCTCGTCTTTTTGCCTGCTGTCGATCGTCGTGATCTCGATACTGGGTGTCTCCGCGATGGTACATTGTCTGAGATCGACGCATCTGTCGCGATTGCGACGCAACGATTGTCCCTCGACAAGTCTGCCGGCCAATTCCAGCCTGCTGTCGCAGGAATTACTCTTCACCAGCTTGAACTTTACGTAATCGTTCGATTTGTCGACGCGCTTGAAACCGTTGCCGATCAACGGCGATACCAACGGTCCGTTGTGCATGTTGACCACTTTCCCGCCGTAATAAGTTACGGAAGTGCCGCACTCGCGGATCTTTCTCAGCACGTCTTGGGACACGTAATGCCCCGGACCATTCGCATCCGCGTCGTCATCGTTGCAATTCATATCCTCGTCATCGGACGACGTGCAATGAGCACCGCTTCCGGGATCGGTGTCGGGATAATCGCTGGACACGCCGGAACTCACGCTGCCGGAATCCCAGttttgatgatgatgatgatgatgatgatgatgatgatggtaACGGCCGACCTTGTTCTTAGAACAATTAGAACCGCTTGGCGACGTATTTCCGCTTCTGGCTTCGAAACTTTGCGCGAGAATTCTTGTTTTTGACTCGCATCGGGGACTTCCGAGTTCCTCCTTGGCGACGGAAACTGTCGATGACGCGGACTTGGTCTCGAAGAGTCTCGTGAGATCTTTTGCTCTGCTGGAACATCTGGATCTGAACATAATATACATTGGTTATGACTATTCACGAACGATCGAGGGAtgaatcaaaatttttaagactttGGCTACATTAGTTTTAgtacattaattttagtataaacGACTTACTCTTTCGGTTAGAACTTTCACCTGTAACTTTAATGAAATTTCGCTTATACTATTATCTTAGTCGCGAATAATCAAATTGCAAGATTACTTAACACGCAGGCGTTCCAATGTAAACTTTGTCACCCATCGTTCCCTTCGTTCCCATTAAACTTAACGTTATCTCTGGCTGATCTATCTAGAGTACCATCAccttatatttaattcatccTTCAACTAACGTACTAAAAACAGTTGGCCTTATGCCAACTGGTAGCTTATATCGTCAAAGGTATGCTTATCGTCAAAACATTCACACACATcgtgaataataaaagtttcgtCGTCGACGACATTCAATATTATGCTACCTGGATTCTTCGCGTGTCTTGTCGGATATTTCGTCGTACCGACCGTCGTCGAGACTAGTCAGATCCTTCATGCTGACACTCCTCCTGGTCTTGTCGTCCCTGGTAAACTCGGCGTCTGCTAtgcttttcttcttctcgagAGTGTTCTCGAACATGCGTCTTACGTTTCTGACGGTATCCGGATCCGGTAGCTCTTCGTCAATCAGCTCACGGTTCACCCGTATAGGTTGGTAGAAGAAGTGCTTTCGTATGGACGACTGTCGAGAGCTTTTAGCGCTACCGGCCTCGGATCGTTCGCCGTTTCTCTCGCAGTTCTCCATCTTCTTCTGGATCGCGCCGGCGATCTTGCAAGTGGGCTCCACTCTGGCCAACGGCGACGATTTCCGCTCCACCGGCTCGGCGCGGACCGGCTCGATGATGACAACGTTATTGTCCATCAGCAATTCTTGGAACGAATACTCGCGCAAATATTGCATCAATCCCTCGTACGTGACATCGCCTCGGGCGGTGCTGAACATGTTCTTGCTAAACATATGCGACTTGACGATCTTGTAGCGCACGTGATCGAACTCCGGACCGTCGTCCTGGCACTCGATCGAGTCCGCGCAGCTCCTGGATCTGATGAGATTAGTGTGTGACTTTTTGCTATCGCTTGTTCTTAGCACGGTGGTATTATTGGAGCTTTCGACGTTTCTCAACGGCCGGTCGTCCTCGATACCGTCGTCCACCGATCTTCTGCGGGAATCGCTACCGGATTCGGAGCCGAGACCGAGATCCGAACTCTCCGATCTCGCCTCGAAGCCCAGGCTGCCCTTTACGACGTTGCACGCCTTGCCGAGAATGTTGGATGTCTCTTTTACGATCCTCTCGAATCTGCCCTCGTTTTGCTTATTTCGCGCTGCCTCCTTCTCGGTGCTTTTCCGCTCGAAGAAGTTTCTCGCGTTTTCCACCGTCGCCCCATTTCCCGCATTTTCCGGTGTCGTAGCTTCctgcaaaattaattcatcATTTACGTTTCTGCTCCATTTCCAGCCTGGAAATGTCggtttttattaatggaaaatGTTAAGGGAGAAGATGAAGTCGTGAAATTAAAGTGCAACGACGTTACAAATTGacaacattataaattacttGGCGGAAACAAGTATTTAATCGAGTAAAAAACCACAAGGAAAAGATAGATGTTAAAGTCACAGCGCGAAGTCGCGGAAACTGTTCAATATTCCATGTGCAGTGTACGtgcaaaaaatttagaatctCTGCTTTACACTTTTCTAGAGAAGATTTCACTTTAATGGAAAATGCAATCTCTATTTCTTTTGACGTTACATTTTTACGGTCTCAAAAATCAtcgttttttgaaaaattgtaatgtCTGAATTGTTTTACGAACAATTATAGAAAAACGAACTgattgagataaaaataattaaaacttttattcttaTCAGTACGAATATTCCATTTCATACTAACTTTCACTTTTCTTCCATGAACTTCGTCCTCCTCGTTCGCATTGctaatcgatttaattacgGAGGCATCGATACGCTCGTTTGCCTCTTTTGCGATCTCCTGCGGTCTCTTATCCTTTGGCACGTCCTCGACGATAGCGTCGATTTCTATGACGGAACGCCGATGGCGTCTCCTAGTGACGTCACTGTCGACGACTTTGAGAATCTGCGGTCTTCGCGACATCTCGTTCCGGTCGGCGTTCAAAATCCAGATCGACTTGTAGTCCTCGACCTCCTCGATCTTCTGATCCTCCTCCTCGCAGGAGGTCACGAGATTGTCGACATCGACTCCTCGATGATCGGTCTTGGATGAGGAGGAGGGCGCGTCCTTGTTCGCCGAGCTAATCTTCGAAGCTGCTCCGTAACTCTCGTCGGCCTCTCGATGCTTCCGCCGGCTCGAGTCGGTCCCCTTGGACGAGTCGAGATCCTCGCGGGCCTCTTTCTCAGGTTTGTCGTCGGCTCGAGCGGGATTATCCTCATTCACTGTATGCTCCTTACATTTCTCCTCATCCGTAGCGTTGCTGCTCCTCGTCGGCGAGACCTCGCTCGCGCTGTTCGGCTCGTTGTACTCGAGCACTCTTAAATCCCGTAAACCGTGTACCTTCTTACGCGCGAAATTACCGTCCCTCGATGAACCGGCCTCGTTGTATCCCAGCCGTATGTTGGAGAGAGGCAGCAAATTCAGTACGTCGAAGTATTCCAATTCCCCGTCGTCTTCGAAAAGAACGCTGTCTAAGCTCCTGTGCTCCTTACGTTTGCGTTTCACCTGATAAATGGAAAAGCACATCTAAGCGCGTGCTTTTCATGCATTCTTTTGTGTAGAAAGTTTTATTATCCAGATAATTTTCAGGGTAATTAATTTCCTTGTAAAATCAAccttttattataagaaaatgtttttataataaatgcagTGATATTTGAAAGAGTTAATTCTTGATTCAACTCACTGTCCTCTCggttatgaaaataatttttgttatttgagTTTAATGAGAGTTTGCAAGTAAGAATTCgatcgttattttaattttacggaACTCAcagaaagatattattttactacCAAATTTGTGGAGAATCAATCTTTTTGTTGCCCagttgaaatttaattaagcagCTCTCAAATATGTAAAACGGTACTAGGAAACTTGTGGCCGAGACATAATGATCtctatcattttaattaatgttggtAACAAACTTCTTAATCTTGCTACATTGAGGAGTCCCGGCACGACTGATCTCAAACACGATACATCACTTCATCGAgtgaattttaatcaaattaataattggaaACTTCACCCCATAGCAACTtccaatatattatacatcatCATTACCGTATCGTAAATGAAGTTATCCATATGTAATACAGCTAATTACAAAACAATCTAATTAAACGCCATGATTTGTTATTTTCTCTATGAATAATGATAACAAAGCCAGTTTTAATTGATCGAATAATCTGTTAATCCTCTCAATAACGAAAGCTCGAAATGAAAGATCTTTCTCTCCTGATGCACAAAGCAAATTAGTGTagctttctaatttttttatcgacgAAAAATGTGTATTTCACCTGCGTATATATGCAATCAATACTCCGATTGCCTTCAATAGGCCAGTTATCTTCGACAATATCGACCAATCCGCTTACTGTATCCAAATTCTGCACGCTGCGATATCGCCTTGGAGGATCCGGCCAATCGAGAATATTCAGTCGATTAGGATTGTCGCGGTTTCTTCGCGTATGAGGCAGTGGATCTGGAAAAGACACGAGACTCGGCGGGATCGAGTGAAGGCCGCACGTCGAGCGCGAA
The nucleotide sequence above comes from Temnothorax longispinosus isolate EJ_2023e chromosome 4, Tlon_JGU_v1, whole genome shotgun sequence. Encoded proteins:
- the Jv gene encoding uncharacterized protein Jv isoform X3 gives rise to the protein MGGVQSGTHNLGEALWVQERQRQKCHREGSRYDSHSAQSTQDRRKLLKRTRSLAVISEDDSRQDREAAHFRLGQSTFDLPKRYQLIPRAKLIDRNSLKDRLSKSQQHLSDSYERFNEEKSFHSRSTCGLHSIPPSLVSFPDPLPHTRRNRDNPNRLNILDWPDPPRRYRSVQNLDTVKRKRKEHRSLDSVLFEDDGELEYFDVLNLLPLSNIRLGYNEAGSSRDGNFARKKVHGLRDLRVLEYNEPNSASEVSPTRSSNATDEEKCKEHTVNEDNPARADDKPEKEAREDLDSSKGTDSSRRKHREADESYGAASKISSANKDAPSSSSKTDHRGVDVDNLVTSCEEEDQKIEEVEDYKSIWILNADRNEMSRRPQILKVVDSDVTRRRHRRSVIEIDAIVEDVPKDKRPQEIAKEANERIDASVIKSISNANEEDEVHGRKVKEATTPENAGNGATVENARNFFERKSTEKEAARNKQNEGRFERIVKETSNILGKACNVVKGSLGFEARSESSDLGLGSESGSDSRRRSVDDGIEDDRPLRNVESSNNTTVLRTSDSKKSHTNLIRSRSCADSIECQDDGPEFDHVRYKIVKSHMFSKNMFSTARGDVTYEGLMQYLREYSFQELLMDNNVVIIEPVRAEPVERKSSPLARVEPTCKIAGAIQKKMENCERNGERSEAGSAKSSRQSSIRKHFFYQPIRVNRELIDEELPDPDTVRNVRRMFENTLEKKKSIADAEFTRDDKTRRSVSMKDLTSLDDGRYDEISDKTREESRSRCSSRAKDLTRLFETKSASSTVSVAKEELGSPRCESKTRILAQSFEARSGNTSPSGSNCSKNKVGRYHHHHHHHHHHHQNWDSGSVSSGVSSDYPDTDPGSGAHCTSSDDEDMNCNDDDADANGPGHYVSQDVLRKIRECGTSVTYYGGKVVNMHNGPLVSPLIGNGFKRVDKSNDYVKFKLVKSNSCDSRLELAGRLVEGQSLRRNRDRCVDLRQCTIAETPSIEITTIDSRQKDEAQRDEGIEQVEQVKREPPVVIGLEPKKEDSKETRKTFKADFKLDDLDDSRSNYPSRFMPSALTRWEVNSSWKVGNDFGKMEFEEFEVLEDSLNGIDEQNQYAQTS
- the Jv gene encoding uncharacterized protein Jv isoform X1 encodes the protein MGGVQSGTHNLGEALWVQERQRQKCHREGSRYDSHSAQSTQDRRKLLKRTRSLAVISEDDSRQDREAAHFRLGQSTFDLPKRYQLIPRAKLIDRNSLKDRLSKSQQHLSDSYERFNEEKSFHSRSTCGLHSIPPSLVSFPDPLPHTRRNRDNPNRLNILDWPDPPRRYRSVQNLDTVSGLVDIVEDNWPIEGNRSIDCIYTQVKRKRKEHRSLDSVLFEDDGELEYFDVLNLLPLSNIRLGYNEAGSSRDGNFARKKVHGLRDLRVLEYNEPNSASEVSPTRSSNATDEEKCKEHTVNEDNPARADDKPEKEAREDLDSSKGTDSSRRKHREADESYGAASKISSANKDAPSSSSKTDHRGVDVDNLVTSCEEEDQKIEEVEDYKSIWILNADRNEMSRRPQILKVVDSDVTRRRHRRSVIEIDAIVEDVPKDKRPQEIAKEANERIDASVIKSISNANEEDEVHGRKVKEATTPENAGNGATVENARNFFERKSTEKEAARNKQNEGRFERIVKETSNILGKACNVVKGSLGFEARSESSDLGLGSESGSDSRRRSVDDGIEDDRPLRNVESSNNTTVLRTSDSKKSHTNLIRSRSCADSIECQDDGPEFDHVRYKIVKSHMFSKNMFSTARGDVTYEGLMQYLREYSFQELLMDNNVVIIEPVRAEPVERKSSPLARVEPTCKIAGAIQKKMENCERNGERSEAGSAKSSRQSSIRKHFFYQPIRVNRELIDEELPDPDTVRNVRRMFENTLEKKKSIADAEFTRDDKTRRSVSMKDLTSLDDGRYDEISDKTREESRSRCSSRAKDLTRLFETKSASSTVSVAKEELGSPRCESKTRILAQSFEARSGNTSPSGSNCSKNKVGRYHHHHHHHHHHHQNWDSGSVSSGVSSDYPDTDPGSGAHCTSSDDEDMNCNDDDADANGPGHYVSQDVLRKIRECGTSVTYYGGKVVNMHNGPLVSPLIGNGFKRVDKSNDYVKFKLVKSNSCDSRLELAGRLVEGQSLRRNRDRCVDLRQCTIAETPSIEITTIDSRQKDEAQRDEGIEQVEQVKREPPVVIGLEPKKEDSKETRKTFKADFKLDDLDDSRSNYPSRFMPSALTRWEVNSSWKVGNDFGKMEFEEFEVLEDSLNGIDEQNQYAQTS
- the Jv gene encoding uncharacterized protein Jv isoform X2, producing the protein MYVVKIVYCQVTMEFVDRDVGTSREGSRYDSHSAQSTQDRRKLLKRTRSLAVISEDDSRQDREAAHFRLGQSTFDLPKRYQLIPRAKLIDRNSLKDRLSKSQQHLSDSYERFNEEKSFHSRSTCGLHSIPPSLVSFPDPLPHTRRNRDNPNRLNILDWPDPPRRYRSVQNLDTVSGLVDIVEDNWPIEGNRSIDCIYTQVKRKRKEHRSLDSVLFEDDGELEYFDVLNLLPLSNIRLGYNEAGSSRDGNFARKKVHGLRDLRVLEYNEPNSASEVSPTRSSNATDEEKCKEHTVNEDNPARADDKPEKEAREDLDSSKGTDSSRRKHREADESYGAASKISSANKDAPSSSSKTDHRGVDVDNLVTSCEEEDQKIEEVEDYKSIWILNADRNEMSRRPQILKVVDSDVTRRRHRRSVIEIDAIVEDVPKDKRPQEIAKEANERIDASVIKSISNANEEDEVHGRKVKEATTPENAGNGATVENARNFFERKSTEKEAARNKQNEGRFERIVKETSNILGKACNVVKGSLGFEARSESSDLGLGSESGSDSRRRSVDDGIEDDRPLRNVESSNNTTVLRTSDSKKSHTNLIRSRSCADSIECQDDGPEFDHVRYKIVKSHMFSKNMFSTARGDVTYEGLMQYLREYSFQELLMDNNVVIIEPVRAEPVERKSSPLARVEPTCKIAGAIQKKMENCERNGERSEAGSAKSSRQSSIRKHFFYQPIRVNRELIDEELPDPDTVRNVRRMFENTLEKKKSIADAEFTRDDKTRRSVSMKDLTSLDDGRYDEISDKTREESRSRCSSRAKDLTRLFETKSASSTVSVAKEELGSPRCESKTRILAQSFEARSGNTSPSGSNCSKNKVGRYHHHHHHHHHHHQNWDSGSVSSGVSSDYPDTDPGSGAHCTSSDDEDMNCNDDDADANGPGHYVSQDVLRKIRECGTSVTYYGGKVVNMHNGPLVSPLIGNGFKRVDKSNDYVKFKLVKSNSCDSRLELAGRLVEGQSLRRNRDRCVDLRQCTIAETPSIEITTIDSRQKDEAQRDEGIEQVEQVKREPPVVIGLEPKKEDSKETRKTFKADFKLDDLDDSRSNYPSRFMPSALTRWEVNSSWKVGNDFGKMEFEEFEVLEDSLNGIDEQNQYAQTS